In bacterium, the genomic window CCGTCAGCTCATCGGGGTATACAGCCAGGACCTCGTAGAAAAAGTCGCCGGAGTGCTGGCCAAGCTCGGAAGCGTGAGGGCATTTGTGGTTCACGGCAGCGACGGTCTCGATGAGATCACATCGACCGGGACTACCACAATCGCGGAGGTCAGAAATGGCGCCGTAGCAGTATTCGAATGTAATCCGGAAGATTTCGGAATCGGACGGGCTGCGCCGGAAAGTCTGACCGGAGGCGATGCGGCGGAAAACGCTAAGCTGTTCTTATCGGTATTGAACGGGGAAAAGGGGCCGCAGCGTGATGTTGTCCTCATGAATTCTGCTTTTGCCATTTGCGCCGGGGGCAAAGCCGATTCACCGGCGGAAGGGTTCGAGCTTGCTAAGCAATCGATCGATTCGGGTGCGGCGATGAAAAAATTAGATGCATTGAAGGAGTTCACCGTTTCATGACCGGTATCCTTGAGGAGATCGTTTCATATAAGCGGACGTTTGTTGCGGAATCGAAGAAACGCCTTTCGATGCGCGAGCTCGAAGAGATGGTCACGGTTTCCGGATCTGTACGGGGTTTCGCCGAGGCGATCGGGAGGAAAGGGTGCGCGCTTATAGCGGAGATAAAAACCGCTTCGCCCTCGAAAGGGATTATCCGCGATGATGTAACGGTCGAGGATGTCGCCCGGATATATGAGGAAAACGGCGCTTCGTGCATATCTGTCCTCACCGATGAGCGATTTTTCAAGGGCAGCCTTGAACGGCTCGACAGGGTGCGGAAGGTATGCTCGCTGCCGATTCTGAGGAAAGATTTTATCATCGATCCATACCAGATTTACGAGGCCCGGGTTTTCGGCGCCGATGCGGTGCTCCTGATAGCCGCAGTACTCGACGACGAGCGGATGAAAGATTTTATCGAACTTTCCGCGGGATTGTCCCTTGACAGTCTTGTTGAAGTGCATGATAATGAAGAGATGGCGAGGGTGCGCGATCTCGGTGTCAGCCTGATCGGCATCAATAACCGTAACCTCAGTACATTTGTTACCGACCTCTCGGCGACCGAGCAACTTGCATCACAGGCGCCGGGGAATGCACTCCTCGTGAGCGAAAGCGGAATTAATACCGCCGATGATGTGCGAACCGTACACAATATGGGTGCGGATGCAGTGCTGGTCGGAGAAGCGATTATGCGTGAACGAAACATGTCCCTGAAAGTCAGGGAGCTTTCGGAAGCAGTGCCGCGAAAATAAATGGTGCACTGTAATACAACACAAGAAGCAACACTTCACATCAAACCATCACAAGGAGGGAGCTACATGAGTAACCAGATCAACCTGCCTTCGACCGAGATGCCGAAGCAATGGTACAACATTGTTGCGGAAATGCTTCCGGACAATCCTCCGGCACCGCCGATGAATGCCGTTACGAACAAACCGGCCGGCCCGGCGGACCTCCTGCCGGTATTCCCCATGGGTGTGCTCGAGCAGGAAATGTCGCCCGAACGCTGGATAGATATCCCCGAAGAGGTTATGGAAATTCTCTCCATCTGGCGGCCGACTCCCCTCGTTCGCGCCCGTCGCCTCGAGGAATATCTCGGAACCCCGGCGAAAATCTTTTATAAGAACGAGAGTGTCTCTCCTCCGGGATCGCATAAGCCGAATACAGCAGTGGCGCAGGCTTATTACAACAAACGTGAGGGTATTAAGAACATCACGACTGAGACGGGAGCAGGTCAGTGGGGAAGTGCCCTTTCGTTTGCCTGCAACATGTTCGGAATAAAATGCACGGTGTTCATGGTGAAGGTCAGTTACGAACAAAAACCGTACCGCAAATCCCTCATGCATGTATGGGGCGCCGAGGTCATTCCGAGCCCGTCCAACAGGACCGATGCGGGCCGTAAAATGCTCGCGATTGATCCCGACTGTCCGGGAAGTCTTGGAATCGCGATCAGCGAAGCGGTTCAGGAGGCGGTTGCGGATGAAAAGACCAAGTACTCCCTCGGGAGTGTGCTCAATCACGTCCTTCTCCACCAGAGCATCATCGGGCTTGAGTCGATCAGACAGTTCAAGATGATCGATGATTATCCCGATGTGGTTATCGGCTGTGTCGGCGGCGGGTCGAACATGGCGGGATTCACCTTTCCGTTCCTCGGTCAGCGTATGCGCGGCGAGGCGAAAAAACCCGGAATCCGTGTTGTAGCCGTCGAACCGACAGCATGCCCGACACTGACCAAGGGTGTTTACGCTTACGATTTCGGCGACCAGGCGCAGATGACTCCTGCAATGCTCATGTATACGCTCGGACATGACTTTATCCCCGCGGGAATCCATGCTGGCGGTTTACGGTATCATGGTGATTCTCCGCTTTTATCCAAGCTCGTGCATGAAAAAGAGATCGAGACGGTGGCGTTCCACCAGAACGAATGCTATGAGGCAGCAGTTACCTTTGCCCGTACCGAAGGACTGCTTCCCGCTCCGGAAACTTCGCATGCCATCAGGGCGGCGATTAACGAAGCGCTTGCATGCAAAAAAACCGGCGAGAAGAAAACCATCGCGTTCAACTACAGCGGTCATGGACATTTCGACCTCGGCGGTTACGATGCATACCTTGCGGGGAAGCTTGTCGATTATGCTTACCCTGAGGAAGAGATCAAGAAATCCATTGCCAAACTCCCCAAAGTGACTCCTCCGGGGATGTAACAGGTTCTGCGAGGGAGCGGGGTTCGATATCCTGCTCCCCCGATGATTTATCATGTAATCCGGGAAATTCACATAATTCAGTAGATTACACATATACATGGATTTGAATTTTTTCTAAAATATGACTTTTATCAAAATTAATCATAGCAGCATGAATGACAGGGAACACTTTTTTTTAAGGGGAGCACTAATTAAAGAATATCACTACGGAACACGGAGGTCACGGATGAAAAACCTTGTAATCCGCGAATATCCGCGTTCCATTCCCGATGATAATTACATTTATGAATATATCGTCCATTGAAATTGAGCCAACGGTTTTTTTCTGTCATCCCACAAGAACATGAAACTGTACATTAAAATCTGTGGAATCACCACTGCCGGTGATGCTGTCCTTGCCGAACAATCGGGTGCATCCGCTGTGGGATTCATCTTTTATCCACCGAGTCCCCGGGCGGTCGCGCCGGAAAAGGCCGCTGAAATTTCTCGCTCGCTCGGGCCGTTTATTACCCGTGTGGGGGTTTTTGTCGATGAGGACCCGGATGTGGTTCTGGAGACTGTCCGGACGGCGCATCTGAGTGCGGTACAGCTTCATGGCTCGGAAAGCCCCGGATATATCGGGCAGCTGCAGGGAATACCGGTCATAAAAGCCTTTCGGGTGGGTCCGGATTTCGATCACGGGATACTTGGCCGCTACACCGTATCGGCATATCTTCTCGACGCTTTCCATGAAGATGCATACGGCGGTACGGGAAAAACTTTTGACTGGGATAAGGCTGCCGCATGCAGACACTATGGAAAAATCATTCTTGCGGGCGGACTGAACGCGGACAATATCGGTAATGCGCTGAAAGTGGTGAATCCATGGGGAGTTGATATTTCGAGCGGAATTGAACAACGGCCCGGTAAAAAAGACCCGGAGAAAATGAAAGCACTTTTTAACGCGATAACAAGGGAGTTGACGAGGTGAAAAAAGGAGATACATATCCCGATAAAAGAGGATATTTCGATGCTTACGGCGGGAGATATGTTCCAGAAACGCTCATGCCGGTCCTGCTGGAAATGGAGCGTGTCTATGACGAGGTCAGGAACGACTGGTCGTTTCAGCAGGAATTTCATGATCTTCTCCGCGATTATGTCGGTCGTCCCACGCCTCTTACCTATGCGGGAAATCTCACCGAACATCTCGGCGGAGCCAGGATATATCTGAAACGCGAGGATTTGACCCATACCGGCGCACACAAGATCAACAATGCTGTCGGTCAGGCGCTCCTGGCGCGGCGGATGGGCAGGACGAGGGTGATAGCCG contains:
- the trpD gene encoding anthranilate phosphoribosyltransferase translates to GIAFLFAPKLHMSMKYAIGPRRELGIRTFFNILGPMTNPARANRQLIGVYSQDLVEKVAGVLAKLGSVRAFVVHGSDGLDEITSTGTTTIAEVRNGAVAVFECNPEDFGIGRAAPESLTGGDAAENAKLFLSVLNGEKGPQRDVVLMNSAFAICAGGKADSPAEGFELAKQSIDSGAAMKKLDALKEFTVS
- the trpC gene encoding indole-3-glycerol phosphate synthase TrpC; its protein translation is MTGILEEIVSYKRTFVAESKKRLSMRELEEMVTVSGSVRGFAEAIGRKGCALIAEIKTASPSKGIIRDDVTVEDVARIYEENGASCISVLTDERFFKGSLERLDRVRKVCSLPILRKDFIIDPYQIYEARVFGADAVLLIAAVLDDERMKDFIELSAGLSLDSLVEVHDNEEMARVRDLGVSLIGINNRNLSTFVTDLSATEQLASQAPGNALLVSESGINTADDVRTVHNMGADAVLVGEAIMRERNMSLKVRELSEAVPRK
- a CDS encoding TrpB-like pyridoxal phosphate-dependent enzyme; amino-acid sequence: MSNQINLPSTEMPKQWYNIVAEMLPDNPPAPPMNAVTNKPAGPADLLPVFPMGVLEQEMSPERWIDIPEEVMEILSIWRPTPLVRARRLEEYLGTPAKIFYKNESVSPPGSHKPNTAVAQAYYNKREGIKNITTETGAGQWGSALSFACNMFGIKCTVFMVKVSYEQKPYRKSLMHVWGAEVIPSPSNRTDAGRKMLAIDPDCPGSLGIAISEAVQEAVADEKTKYSLGSVLNHVLLHQSIIGLESIRQFKMIDDYPDVVIGCVGGGSNMAGFTFPFLGQRMRGEAKKPGIRVVAVEPTACPTLTKGVYAYDFGDQAQMTPAMLMYTLGHDFIPAGIHAGGLRYHGDSPLLSKLVHEKEIETVAFHQNECYEAAVTFARTEGLLPAPETSHAIRAAINEALACKKTGEKKTIAFNYSGHGHFDLGGYDAYLAGKLVDYAYPEEEIKKSIAKLPKVTPPGM
- a CDS encoding phosphoribosylanthranilate isomerase, coding for MKLYIKICGITTAGDAVLAEQSGASAVGFIFYPPSPRAVAPEKAAEISRSLGPFITRVGVFVDEDPDVVLETVRTAHLSAVQLHGSESPGYIGQLQGIPVIKAFRVGPDFDHGILGRYTVSAYLLDAFHEDAYGGTGKTFDWDKAAACRHYGKIILAGGLNADNIGNALKVVNPWGVDISSGIEQRPGKKDPEKMKALFNAITRELTR